GATGCATCTCTCTGCTGGGAATGGAAGGAGGAGGCATCGCCGAATCTCATATTACTGCCTCTTCTGTGTACTATGGCATTCTGGGACTGCAGCGCTGGGGGCCTGAATTAGCCCGACTGAATAACAAGGGACTCGCCAATGCTTGGACCTCTGCGACACATGACAAGAACCCCTGGATCGAGGTAAACAAGTCTGTTTGGTTTACTGGTTAAATACATATTTGGAGTTCAAATATAATTTGTGCTGACCCAAAAATGACTCATTTAATGACTTATTTAATGATAGATCAACCTGCAGAGGAAGATGCGTTTCACTGGCATCATTACCCAGGGTGCCAGTCGCATGGGCGCAGCCGAGTTCATCAAAGCCTTCAAGGTGGCATCCAGTTTAGATGGGCGAACCTACACCATGTACAGACCCGAGGGCCAGAGCAAAGATGTGGTGAGGAGTCACTcatttttctctatttatttatttattatttaatctttttttgttttggtttgaacTTTTTGGGTGTATGTTTAACTGTGAGCACTTCTGGTCAAATAATTGtcacttttttatatttcacTGTTTGTTTGGATCAccatcattttaaaagtaaacgtAATTCGTATTTTTAGAATTGGATTTTCATGGTTTAAGATAACAATTTTGGGTCTGGGACAAAACTATAAAATTGATACATAGTAGTAATATAGTAATTATATATtgctacatttattatataattgattactgtatatgtgtttattacacatatattaatacatataataatttgaaaagttgtcaaaaaaaataaaaaaataagacattataaaatgttaatgtgattttataaatatatatatgtgtgtgtgtgtgtgtgtgtgtgtgtgtgtgtgtttcaaatgtttcaaatCCTGTAATTATATTACAAGTTTTAAATAACTAATGATTGTATGCATTTCTGTTCTCCAGATCTTTGTTGGTAATGTGGACAACGATGGGACAAAGACTAATTTGTTTGATCCTCCAATCATAGCTCAGTACATACGAATCATTCCTGTTGTGTGCCGTAAAGCCTGTACACTGAGAATGGAGCTGGTGGGCTGTGAACTCAACGGTAAAGCCCCAATGATATTCTTGCATGTTTATACATTCTTAAGAATAGATTTATGGAAGCCAAAAGACAAAACAACTCCACTAGAATATGGTTATAATGCTGTGGTTTTATGGAAGAAAAAGTGACCAAGCAGCATCACAATTTCCTGCTCGTCTTCGTTAGTGGTGAAGTTAAGGACCGCAGCTTGTTTGGCTGAAGGAACAAAGTCACATCTTCCCAAACTGAACATTCTGAGTAGAAACCTCTCAGACATCTGACACGGTTTTGAGCTGCATATAGTGATGAGGAACAGCACTGGTTAACCTGTGTGGTATATACTTGCTACATTTCGTTCTAGTTTTCTGCAAGCGTTTAAGAAAGATCAATTCTTTTCttgaatatttgtttaaaatatgattatattatattattctaaattatataattggccaatttttatattatattctgtaaaaaaactagctagtttaatataataattaataatactaaaCCCCTGTGTGCAATTATGATCTCAATTGGCATCTCAATATTATAATGTACACTTATGAACAATAGATATTCTCTGTGAGATTAAACATTTATCAGTGTTATTAGATGGTTACTGTTTTTAAAGATGAACTTAAGTGAGCTTTGCATCATTGAAATGTgcatctaaatgtaaaaacataaaattagcaagttactaataatactaataattaacaaaaaaagtcCAGTATCAGTCGATATGGTACGTTATATCATGCATCCCTTCATGAAAGTCTCATTTCTAATCACTGAAATGGTGCAGGTGTCATTGTTTCATTCACTGTTCCATCTGTGTCTCTCAGGCTGTCCATCACAGCACGCTTCACACACCGCCGGCTCTCGCTCGCATgcgcttcacacacaccccgtcACACACAGCATCTTGAGCTCACCTGCATGAAACTTGCTCAGTGCTGATGTCGTTTGTGCTGCTTGTGCTGACACGCTTCCCATCCATCCCTCTGCCACTTCCTGTCCCGTCCCCTTCCTCTTTCTGTTGTCTCACTTCACAGTGTATTTGAACACGACAGGTTGCTCCGAGCCCCTAGGTATCAAGTCACGGCTGATCGATGACAGGCAGCTGACAGCTTCCAGCACTTTTCGCACCTGGGGGATCGAGTCGTTCACCTGGCACCCGCATTACGCTCGTCTGGACAAGCAGGGCAAGATCAACGCCTGGACAGCAGCCACCAATAACCACTCCGAGTGGCTCCAGGTGAGATGACAAACTTGTAAGCCTGTGAAGAGACAGATTTAGAGTCATGTGTTACATCTGAAGTGAGTCTTTAACTGAATAAATttgcattttaaagatttttgtagTAATTTTGTAACCAttttggaatattattacaatttaaaataactattttctatttgattatattttaaaatgtagtttattctgTTGAGACagagctgaatttttcagcatcattattctagttttcactgtcacattctattcaattcaattcaagttcatagtgcttttcacaatacaaatcgttacaaagcaaagcaaagaattacgtttctacaatatttagtagtagcatataagtggtgactgtcagtttgtgcttgtatgacaggatttttcagaaaaatgaatacaagacgtagtcagccagacaatgaacattattaacagcaattattatatgatgcagtcacacttgtagcaatatttagtaggggtgctccgatcacgatcggccgatcgttattgcgcatctcgtcagtaaaaagccggttctctaatcagcggttaattccatcaggtgcgtgattcacatagagcagctgttactacacagagccgttgttaactgagaagatgcaccaaaaaaacgctgaaaattgaAGTTGGATTTGTGCATCTTCTCATTCATTAACAAATGGCTCTGTGGTAAGTAACAGCTTGCTGGAGTAAAATTAAATTAGTGTAACCCAACTAGAAGAATAAGAAATTGCTCAtcttgatcagatgcaactgccaCCTCACAAATTAAGAGATACACTTCATTCGAAgacttggcgaaagagatgcgtttttaatatagatttaaacagagagagtgtgtctgagccccgacattatcaggaaggctattccagagtttgggagccaaatgtgaaaaagctctacctcctttagtggactttgctatcctagaaactaccaaaagtccagcgttttgtgaccttagggatggattgta
The window above is part of the Carassius auratus strain Wakin unplaced genomic scaffold, ASM336829v1 scaf_tig00041705, whole genome shotgun sequence genome. Proteins encoded here:
- the LOC113085509 gene encoding EGF-like repeat and discoidin I-like domain-containing protein 3 isoform X2, which codes for MRTFSSLFVSFPLFAACILAVSVSTASADSCEVNVCLNGGTCVTEDGKDAFKCICAEGFTGHICNETDFGPCKPNPCKNDGLCEIITNSRRGDVFSEYVCKCQIGFDGIHCQNNVNDCAGQPCQNGGTCRDLDGDFTCKCPSPYVGKHCNLRCISLLGMEGGGIAESHITASSVYYGILGLQRWGPELARLNNKGLANAWTSATHDKNPWIEINLQRKMRFTGIITQGASRMGAAEFIKAFKVASSLDGRTYTMYRPEGQSKDVIFVGNVDNDGTKTNLFDPPIIAQYIRIIPVVCRKACTLRMELVGCELNGCSEPLGIKSRLIDDRQLTASSTFRTWGIESFTWHPHYARLDKQGKINAWTAATNNHSEWLQVR
- the LOC113085509 gene encoding EGF-like repeat and discoidin I-like domain-containing protein 3 isoform X1 — encoded protein: MRTFSSLFVSFPLFAACILAVSVSTASADSCEVNVCLNGGTCVTEDGKDAFKCICAEGFTGHICNETDFGPCKPNPCKNDGLCEIITNSRRGDVFSEYVCKCQIGFDGIHCQNNVNDCAGQPCQNGGTCRDLDGDFTCKCPSPYVGKHCNLRCISLLGMEGGGIAESHITASSVYYGILGLQRWGPELARLNNKGLANAWTSATHDKNPWIEINLQRKMRFTGIITQGASRMGAAEFIKAFKVASSLDGRTYTMYRPEGQSKDVIFVGNVDNDGTKTNLFDPPIIAQYIRIIPVVCRKACTLRMELVGCELNVYLNTTGCSEPLGIKSRLIDDRQLTASSTFRTWGIESFTWHPHYARLDKQGKINAWTAATNNHSEWLQVR